Proteins from a genomic interval of Diospyros lotus cultivar Yz01 chromosome 6, ASM1463336v1, whole genome shotgun sequence:
- the LOC127804392 gene encoding uncharacterized protein LOC127804392: MARTTLNSKTSLKRKRKIELQMSGAQFGRPPTQAELFLATHKKRDSSRFVDRKSEDTYADFQTRQQEALSQASTFGPSEDNDAIQPSQPAIDERLIWLEVAGGKKKGHVYRMGSEAYVIPSSYYLPLLPPSSSLAE, encoded by the exons ATGGCGAGGACCACATTG AATTCAAAGACAAGtctgaaaaggaaaagaaaaatcgaGCTTCAGATGTCGGGGGCA CAATTTGGTCGCCCACCTACACAGGCTGAATTGTTTCTCGCAACACACAAAAAGAGAGATAGTTCAAGATTTGTTGATAGGAAGTCCGAGGATACTTAT GCTGACTTCCAAACAAGACAACAAGAGGCATTATCACAGGCATCGACATTTGGCCCATCAGAAGATAATGACGCTATCCAACCCTCGCAGCCAGCTATTGACGAGAGATTAATATGGTTGGAGGTTGCGGGTGGCAAGAAAAAGGGTCATGTCTATAGGATGGGGTCAGAAGCGTACGTCATCCCTAGTTCCTACTACCTACCACTGCTGCCGCCGTCGAGCTCATTGGCAGAGTAG
- the LOC127804393 gene encoding glucan endo-1,3-beta-glucosidase 8-like, producing MARASAILLWVCSTVFLLAAATNVVEALGVNWGSQCTHPLPPDIVVQMLKDNGVHKVKLFDADPWIVRAFAGTGIEVVVGIPNEALDKISKDYDKAVDWVKRNITKHMYDGGVNIKMVAVGNEPFLTSYNGSYVKTTLPAMKNVQRALKEAGHSQIKVTTPMNADVYHSSSGLPSNGDFRADVKSEMVDIVKWLDDQNSFFLVNIYPFLSLYQNKHFPIEYAFFDGRSKPIVDKGNAYENMFDANLDTLAWSMAKAGAPNLGIMVGEAGWPTDGDINANVSMAERFYQGFLKKMAANKGTPLRPGHLEVYLFALMDEDQKSVAPGGFERHWGIFRYDGQPKFPIDFTGQGREKMPIGAKNVQYQEKKWCVFNRDVKIMNFTGRNVEYACAYSDCTALVYGSSCNKLDLIGNISYAFNMYFQMNDQDVEACVFEGLATITTVNASTGSCLFPIQIQSGGIRLHAHLSVASASFFGLIVLFFLLALV from the exons atGGCCCGTGCGTCGGCGATCCTATTATGGGTCTGCTCGACGGTGTTCTTGCTGGCGGCGGCGACCAACGTAGTAGAGGCTCTCGGCGTGAATTGGGGTTCGCAATGCACGCACCCGCTTCCCCCAGATATCGTCGTCCAGATGCTCAAAGACAACGGAGTCCACAAAGTGAAGCTCTTCGATGCCGATCCGTGGATCGTTCGAGCGTTCGCTGGCACCGGCATCGAGGTCGTGGTCGGGATCCCCAATGAAGCCCTCGACAAAATAAGCAAGGACTATGACAAGGCGGTGGATTGGGTGAAGAGGAACATCACCAAGCACATGTACGATGGAGGTGTCAATATAAA GATGGTGGCTGTCGGGAACGAGCCATTCTTGACCAGCTATAATGGCTCATACGTGAAGACTACTCTCCCGGCAATGAAGAACGTGCAGAGAGCCCTCAAAGAGGCCGGCCACAGCCAAATCAAGGTCACCACGCCCATGAATGCCGACGTCTACCACTCTTCCTCCGGCCTCCCCTCCAACGGCGACTTTCGCGCCGATGTAAAGTCTGAGATGGTCGACATCGTCAAATGGCTCGACGACCAAAACTCCTTCTTCCTCGTCAACATCTACCCCTTCCTCAGCCTTTACCAAAACAAACACTTCCCGATCGAGTACGCCTTCTTTGACGGCCGCTCCAAGCCCATCGTAGACAAGGGCAACGCCTACGAAAACATGTTTGATGCCAACCTTGACACTCTTGCTTGGTCCATGGCCAAAGCCGGAGCGCCTAACTTGGGGATCATGGTTGGTGAAGCCGGCTGGCCCACTGACGGCGACATCAACGCCAATGTCTCAATGGCTGAGAGGTTCTACCAAGGTTTCCTCAAGAAAATGGCCGCCAACAAGGGGACGCCGCTCCGACCGGGGCACTTGGAGGTCTACCTTTTCGCCCTAATGGACGAGGACCAGAAGAGCGTTGCTCCGGGAGGCTTCGAGCGCCACTGGGGCATTTTTCGGTACGACGGGCAGCCCAAGTTCCCGATCGACTTCACCGGGCAAGGCCGGGAAAAGATGCCCATCGGCGCTAAGAACGTCCAATACCAGGAGAAGAAATGGTGCGTCTTCAATAGGGACGTGAAGATTATGAACTTCACGGGGAGGAACGTGGAATATGCTTGCGCCTACTCCGATTGCACCGCTCTGGTTTATGGATCTTCTTGCAACAAATTGGATTTGATCGGGAACATTTCCTATGCTTTCAATATGTATTTTCAAATGAACGATCAAGACGTGGAAGCCTGCGTTTTTGAAGGGTTGGCCACCATCACCACTGTGAATGCCTCCACTGGTTCTTGCCTGTTTCCAATTCAGATTCAGAGCGGTGGAATTAGACTCCATGCTCATTTATCTGTAGCAAGCGCCAGTTTTTTTGGGTTGATTGTCTTGTTCTTCCTCCTGGCTTTGGTTTAA